CGACATCCAGATCCAGCGGCTCTCGGCGATGTTCCACGCCGCCGGGTGGCAGGTCGTGACACTCAAGTGGGGCCGGCTGATCTCGGCGTTGTTCAATCGCCCCGGCGGCGACCACCTGCGGCGCCGGCTCGAGGCGATGCCCAACGAGGAGTACCAGCGCATGCTGCGCGTGGACTCCGCCGAGATCGCCGAGCGCATCATGGGCCCGGACGGATCCGACGGGTCCCCGGAGCTCCAGGAGCTGCTGCAGTCGACCCCGACCGCGCACCTGGCGGCCGCGGTCCGCGACCTGGGCGGGCACGACCTCGGGCTGCTGGTCGACACCTTCGGCAGTGTCGACGACCACCGCCCGACCGTGGTGTTCGCCTACACCGTCAAGGGCCGCGGCCTGCCGACCGAGGGCCACCCCAACAACCACTCCGTGCTGCTGACCGAGCCGCAGATGCAGTCGCTGGCCGACGCCACGGGCGCCGACCTGGCCGACCCCTGGCGCCGCTTCGACGACGGCTCCGCGGCCGCCGCGCTGTGCCGGCAGCGGCGTACGGCGCTCACGCGACGCGGTGTCACCCCCACCGGTGACGTCGAGGTGCCCACCGAGCTGGGCCACCCCCACCGCAAGGCCGTCTCGACCCAGGCCACCCTGGGACGGCTGCTCGCCGACCTGGTCCGCGACGCCCCCGGCGCGGCGTCGCGCGTGGTGACCTGCAGCCCCGACGTCGCCTCCTCGACCAACCTCGGCGGCTGGATCAACAAGACCGGCGTCTGGTCGGTCACCGAGAGGCACGACTGGTTCGCCGACGACGAGCAGCGGGTGCTGCGCTGGGCCGAGTCCCAGAGCGGGCAGCACATCGAGCTCGGGATCGCCGAGGTCAACCTCGTCGGCCTGCTCGGCGAGCTCGGGGCGACCTGGTCGCGCTGGGGCGAGCGGCTCATCCCGATCGCCACGCTCTACGACCCCTTCCTCGCCCGCGCGCTCGAGCCCTGGTCCTTCGGGCTGTACGCCGGGGGCCAGTCGATCCTCGTCGGCACCCCGTCCGGCGTCACGCTCGCCCCCGAGGGCGGCGCCCACCAGTCGGTCTCGACGCCCTCGATCGGTCTGGAGCAGCCCGGATGCGTCGCGTGGGAGCCGGCCTTCGCGCAGGACCTCGAGTGGTGCTTCCTGCACGCGATGCGGTCCGTGGGAGTGCCCGGCGGGACGTCGGCGTACTTCAGGCTGACGACGCGTCCGGTGGACCCGGCGCTCGCCGCGGTGCCGGAGGACGAGGTGCTGCGCGAGCGGCGCCGCCGTCAGGCGGTGAGCGGCGGCTACCGTGTCACGAGCCACGACCCGGCCACCGAGGACGTCACGCTGGTCGGGGTCGGCGCCGTCATGCCGGAGGTGCTCGACGCCGCTCGACGGCTCGGGGAGGCGGGCGTCGTCGCCGGGGTGGTGTGCCTGACCAGCCCCGACCTGGTGTTCCGGTCCTTCCAGCAGCGGGGGAGCCGGGCCATGGGCGGCGGGTCGGGCGTGCTCGACCTGCTGCTGCCCGCCGCGCACCCCGCTCCGCTGGTGACCGTGCTCGACGGGCACCCGCACACGCTGGCGTTCCTGGCCGGGGCCCGCGGCGACGCGATCCGCTGCCTCGGGGTGACCGAGTTCGGTCAGTCCTCCGACCTGGCCGACGCCTACGCCCTTCACGGGCTCGACGCCCTGTCGGTGGTCGAGGCCGCGCTGGACCTGTTGGGACGCTGAGGCCCTGGCTAGGCTGACGCCGTACGTGACGCTCGTCACGGCGTCGCGGGCGGCGGCGCGCGCGGACCGGGACCAGGAGACCTGACGATGCCGACCCAGGAGTACCTCACCGACGACGTCGTGATGTCCACGCGCAGCCTGGAGGAGGCGCGGGACGCGGTGACGCGGGTCTACCTCCCGCACGAGCTGGTCGGCGAGCACGACGCCATCGACATGCGGCTCAACGCCGTCAGCGATCGCTTCCTGACCCTCGGCTACCTGACCTACCAGGCCGACACCGAGCTGCGGATGCCGGCGGCCGAGCAGTGGTACCACGTCAACCTGCAGCTCACCGGAGCCACCTGGGCGCACCGCTCCGACGGCACGCGCGAGCACACGCCCGCCCGCACGCGGGGGCTGGTCCTCAACCCGAGCCAGCGCAACACGGTGCGGTGGTCGCCGGACGCCGAGCAGCTGATCCTCAAGGTCCCGCGCAGCGGGCTGGAGTCGCACCTCGCCGACCTCATCGGGCGCCCGGTCACCGAGGCCGTCGACTTCGACTTCGGGCTCGACCTCTCGACCGCCCCGGGCATGACGCTGCTGCGCTCGGTCGAGCTGCTGGCGACCGAGCTCGAGCGTCCCGGGGGCCTGCGCGACATGCCCCTGGCCCGGGCCCAGCTCGAGTCCTACGTGCTGACCGCGCTGCTGCACGCTGGGCGCCACCAGTACACCGACGCGCTGGCCGGCCGCGAGGACGGCGCACGCCTGGGACGTCTCGCCCCCGTGGTGCGCTACATCGAGGAGCACGCCGACGCCGAGCTCACGCCCGAGCTGCTGGCGCGCGTCGCCTGCGTCAGCGTCCGCACCCTGCACGCCGCCTTCTCCGAGCAGCTGGGGGAGTCGCCGATGGCCTACGTGCGCCGCATCCGGCTCGGCAAGGTGCGCGCCGACCTGTTGCGCGCCGACCCGCAGCGGGAGCGAGTCACCGACATCGCGCTGCGGTGGGGGTTCTTCCACCAGTCCCGGTTCGCCCAGCAGTACCGCGAGCAGTTCCACGAGCTGCCCAGCGCGACGCTGCAGCGCTGAGCGGACCCTGCGCTGCAGCGCTGAGCGGACCCTGCCCGGCAGACAACGGATAGTCCGGCGCACCGACGCCTCCTAGCGTCGGAGGCACCGACAGCCACGACCGGTCCGCCCGGCCGACCCGAGGAGCGCCCGTGACCGCACCGTCCACCGAGTCCACTGCCACCTCCGCCCCCGGGGAGCTGGAGCGCTTCGGGCTCTTCATCGGCGGCCAGGTCGTCGAGGCGGCGTCCGGGAGGACCTTCGAGTCCACCAACCCCTACACGGGACGGTCCTGGGCGGTCCTCGCCGACGGTGCGCCGGAGGACGTCGACCGGGCGGTGGCCTCGGCCCGCGCGGCCTTCGAGGGGGAGTGGGGCCAGATGAGCGGCTTCGCCCGCGCCGACGTGCTGCGGCGGGTGGCCACGGCCATCACCGAGAACGCCGAGCGGCTCGCCCTGCTCGAGGTCCGCGACTCCGGCAAGCTGATGCGCGAGATGCGTGGTCAGCTCCAGGCACTGGGCACGTGGTACTCCTACTTCTCCGGTCTCGCCGACAAGATCGAGGGCAAGACGGTCCCGGCGGTCAACCCGGCGGCGTACTTCGGCTACACCCTGCGCCAGCCCGTCGGCGTGGTGGGAGCCATCACGCCGTGGAACAGCCCGCTGCTGCTGCTGACCTTCAAGCTGGCGCCGCTGCTGGCCGCCGGGTGCACCTGCGTGGTCAAGCCGTCGGAGCACGCGCCGGCCTCCACGGTCGCCTTCGCCCAGGTGCTGCACGAGGCCGGCCTGCCGGCCGGGGTGCTCAACGTCGTGACCGGCTGGGACCGCTCGACGGGTGAGTCCCTGGCCTCGCACCAGGGGGTGGACAAGGTCGCCTTCACGGGCTCGACGGCCACCGGCGCCAAGGTGGCCCAGGCCGCGGTGGCCAACATCAACAAGGTCACCCTGGAGCTCGGCGGCAAGTCCCCGCAGGTCGTGTTCGCCGACGCGGACCTCGACGCCGCCGCCAACGGCCTGGTCGCCGGCGTCTTCGCCGCCACCGGGCAGACGTGCATGGCCGGCTCGCGGCTCATCGTGCACGAGTCGGTGAAGGACGAGCTGGTGGCCAAGGTCGTCGAGCGCGCCAACGCCATCAAGCAGGGCGACCCCACGGCCGACGACACCGAGATGGGCCCGGTGGCCAACCGGCCGCAGTACGAGAAGGTGCTCGGCTACCTCGACGGCGCCCGGGACGAGGGCTGGACGATCGCCTGCGGGGGCGAGCCCAACGCCGACCTCGGCGGGCTGTTCGTCCGGCCCACGGTGGTGCTGGCCGACCCCACGGCCACGATCGTCAAGGAGGAGGTCTTCGGTCCGGTGCTGTCGGCGTACACCTTCACCGACGAGGAGGAGGCCGTCCGGCTGGCCAACGACACGCCGTACGGCCTGGCCGGGGCGGTGTGGACGAAGGACGTCCACCGCGCCCACCGGGTCGCGGCGCGCCTGCAGGCCGGCACGGTCTGGATCAACGCCTACCGGGTCGTGGCGCCCAACATGCCGTTCGGCGGGTTTGGCCTGTCGGGGATCGGCCGGGAGAACGGCTCCGACGCCGTCGACGAGTACCTCGAGAACAAGTCGGTCTTCGTCGAGCTGACCGGGGGCACGCGCGACCCGTTCAAGCTCGGCTGAGCGTCCTGTGCCTCAGGACCGGCCGCTCGCCAGCAGGACGACGGTGATGACGACGACCCCGAAGGCGCCGACCCCCACCAGGTAGGTCCGGACCCGCCAGGCGCGCGGGCTCGACCACGCGACGAGCGCGATGAACACCGCCGCCAGCAGGAACGGCAGCACGGTGAACTCCACCGCCACCCGCACCGCCCGGTCCACCTCGGGCAGCAGAGCGAGGGCGAGGGCGACCAGCGTGGTCAGCATCAACGCGCACGCGGCGCGCAGGCTCTGCCCGAGCGCGTCCCGGTTGGGGCGGGGGACCGGCGGCTCGGTGACGAACCTCTGGGGGTCCCAGGCGTCCGGGTCGGGTCGACTCACCGGGTCAGTGTGGCACCCGGCCCACGTCAGTCGTCCTTGGCGTCCGCGTCGTCCTCGTCCGCGTCGTCACTGCTGTCGTCATCGTCGTCGGAGCCCTCGGTGATCGACTCCTCCTCGAAGGTGGGGTCACCCTCGGGGCGGGCCTCGTCCGGGCTGTCCTCGAAGACGCCCTTCTCGGGGAGGAAGGTGCGCTGGGTGTTGTCCACCTCGGCGTTCTCGGGGCGGTTCTCGGGCTTGAGCCGCTCCTCGCGCTCCTTCTCGATCTCGTCCTCGTCGTCCTCGGTGTGGTCGCGGTCGTCGATGTCGACCTCGTCGACGTCGAAGCCCTCCGACTCGACCTTCTCGACCTTGTCGTCCTCGGAGGCGCCCTGGCCCTCGTCCGAGCCGGGCTCCTTCTCGGCCGGGTCGTAGCCGTTGTCCTGCTCGCCGTCGGAGCCGCTGTCGTCGCTCGACCCGGAAGCCTGCTGGCTCTCGGTCTCGGTCGAGCCGTCGGCCTGCTCCTCGGTCTGGGTGTCGGTGCTGCTGTCGTCGTGCGCGGACTCGCTCATGGACCTGTCCTCCCGGGATGTGGATCGCCTCGTCAGGGACCATGCCACGGATCCGGCTTCGGAAACCCGGGAACGACACACGCCGTCCTCAGTTCGCCCGGGCCGGACGCGACGACGGCCGCGCACCCCCGCAGGTAGGGGCGCGCGGCCGTCACGTGGTGCCGCAGCAGGCGGGGTTCGTCTCCCGCCTGCGGGTGCGTCAGGACGCCGAGGCGGTCGTGTAGAGCGTCTGGATGACCGAGCCGAAGTACGGCCCGTACATCGCGTTCTTCTCGCCGCGGTAGCCGAACGAGTTCACCGAGACCTGGACCCCGTTGCCGCCGGAGAACTGCTGGAACCACGGACCGCCGGAGGAGCCGCCGGTCATGTTGCAGGCCAGGCGCATGTCCTGGGTGCCGCGGGTGTCGTTGGTGGTGGTGCCGGAGCAGTAGTCCAGCTCCTGGCCGTCGTACGGCGACGCGGCCGGGTAGCCGAAGGCGTGCACGAACTGGCCGCGAGCCTGGTTGAAGCCGATGCCCTGGCTGCCGACCGTTTCGGTCAGCGTGGCGCCGTTCAGGGTGCCGACCTTGGCCATGCCGACGTCGTAGTTGTAGTCGCCCGTGGTCGCCCACTCGGTGGTGGTGAAGAGCTGCGTAGCGACCCACTCGCCGTACGGCGCGGAGCCGTTGTCGTAGGCGGGCACGAAGGAGAAGTTGGACGCGTAGTCGCCGGGGCCCTCGTTGAGGCAGTGACCGGCCGTGGTCACGGTGCTCTTGTTGGGCGAGGTGACCGCGCTGCCGGAGCACACGTAGTTGGAGCCGCCGAGGGTGAAGAACACCTTGCCGGTGGTCTTGACGACGTTGCCGCCCCCGGTCCACGGGCCACCGAGGTAGCCGCTGCTGCTGCCACCGCCGGGCTTGCCCTTGGCGACCTGGCCGCGCACGGTCTGCGGCGTGCCGCGCTCGACCGTGGTGTCCGACGACGTGGACGGGGAGACCACCAGGGGGTCGGCGGCGCGCATGCGCTTCGGCGTCCAGTAGTCGCGGATGCGCTCGGCCGCGGCGGCATCGCTGGCCGCGGCGGTGCGATGGCCCACGACGGCGGCGCGGCTGTCGCGCTCGGGGGCTGCCTCGGCGGTGCCGTTGCCGGCAGCGAGGAGCCCCGCCAGGAGCATTCCGGTGACTCCGGCCAGTGCGGTCGGCCGCTTCAGGTTCCTCATGCAGTCAGTCCTCTCGGAGACGAGTCGCGTTCGTGCGGCTCGTGACCGCACCGGTGCGACCTTTCCAACTCGGACAGAGCGGGTCAAGGGGCACGTAAGACGAAAAATATGCATCTGCAGGGATCTTCTGCTAGCGCTCAGGCGAAACGATCGGGATCCCCGGCACCCACACGGGTGACCTCGGGGGCGCCCTCGGACCAGTCCACGACCGTGGTCGGCTCGGTGCCGCAGTCCCCGGCGTCGATGACGACGTCGACGGCGTGGTCGAGCTCCTCCTTGATCTGCCAGCCGTCCGTCAGCGGCTCCGGGTGATCGGGCAGCAGGAGCGTGCTCGACAGCAGGGGCTCACCGAGCTCGCGGAGCAGCGCCCGCACCACCGGGTGGTCGGGGATGCGGACGCCGACCGTGCGCTTCTTGGGGTGCGCGAGCCGGCGTGGCACCTCGCGCGTCGCGGGCAGGATGAAGGTGTAGGGCCCCGGCGTGGCCGCCTTCACCGCCCGGAACGCGGCGTTGCTCAGCTGCACGAGCTGACCGAGCTGGCCGAAGTCGGCGCACACGAGCGTGAAGTGGTGCTTGTCGTCGAGCTGGCGGATCCGTTTGATGCGCTCGGTGCCCTGCGGGTTGTCCAACCGCGTCCCCAGGGCGTATCCCGAGTCGGTCGGGTAGGCCACGAGGGCGTCGTCACGCAGCATCTCCACGACCTGCGCGATGCGCCGCGGCTGCGGGTCCTGCGGGTGTACGTCGACGAAGCGGGCCATGGGCCCAGCCTAGGACCGGCCGGTCAGGGGAGCGTGAGGATCTCGGCGCCGTCGGCGGTGACGAGCAGCGTGTGCTCGAACTGCGCGCTCGGGCGCTTGTCCTTGGTCGTGACCGTCCAGCCGTCGTCCCACATGTCCCACTGGGCGGTGCCCAGGCACAGCATGGGCTCGATGGTGAAGGTCATGCCCGGCTCGATGAGGTCGTCGTAGCGGTCCTCGTCGGTGTGGGGGATCACCAGCCCGGAGTGGAACGCGGTGCCGATCCCGTGGCCGGTGAACTCGCGGACCACGCCGTAGCCGAAGCGGGCGGCGTAGGCCTCGATGACACGTCCGACGACGTTGACCCGGCGGCCGGGTCGCACGGCTCGGATGGCGCGGTGCAGGGCCTCGTGGGTGCGCTCCACCAGGAGACGGGTCTCGTCGGCCACGTCACCGGCGAGGAACGTCGCGTTGGTGTCGCCGTGCACGCCGCCGAGGTAGGCGGTGATGTCGACGTTGACGATGTCGCCGTCCTCGACGACGCGAGCGTCGGGGATGCCGTGGCAGATGACCTCGTTCACACTGGTGCACAGCGACTTCGGGAAGCCGCGGTAGCCGAGCGTCGAGGGGTAGGCGCCGTGGTCGAGGAGGAACTCGTGGCCTACCCGGTCCAGCGTGTCGGTGGTGACACCGGGCTGCACGTGACGACCGACCTCGGCGAGCGCGCGGGCCGCCAGCCGGCCCGCTACGCGCATCAGCTCGATGGTCTCGGCGTCCTTGACCTCGGAGCCGCGGAAGGGCAGGGGGGCGGGCTGGTCGACGTACTCGGGGCGGTCGACGGCCGCGGGGACGGCGCGGCGCGGGGAGAGGGCCGCAGGAGCGATCGGAGTCACGCCGACGAGTGTAGGTTCGCCCTCGCGACGGAAGGATCACAGTCATGAGCGACGACGACGAGTACTGGTACTGCCTGACCCACAAGACGGTCGAGCCGCGCGACGGCTGCAAGAACGCCGACCGGCTCGGGCCCTACGCCACTCGCGAGGAGGCGTCGCGCGCGCTCGAGAAGGTCGAGGAGCGCAACGAGTCCTGGGACAACGACCCGGACTGGAACGACGACGCTCCCGGATCCGGGTCGTCGGGCCCCACGGGCGGCTGATCGCCCGCGATGGGCTTCGACCTGCACAAGTCCGGCTCCTTCATCGGCATGTCCGGCCTGGCCATCGTGCTGTTCATGGACCTGGCGGCCGCGAGCGTGCTGCCGTGGTGGGGCGTCACGTTCCTCGTGGTGGTGTGGCTCGTGCTCTTCGTGCAGGCGTGCCGGTGGTTCGTCGACCACCCGGTCCGCGTCTTCTGGCTGCCGTTCGGGGCGGTCGCGCTGTGGTTCGCCTTCCTGCTCGGCGGCGAGGTGCTCTGGGGCTGGTCCTGAAACCTGACCGTTCGGTCAGACTTGGGGTGATCTGCACAGATCACGGGCGGTTCGGGACGAGGACAGCCCCGATCGTCGCTACGTTCCACCGCATGACCACTTCTCTCCTGCGCCGCGCCGCCGCGGCCACTGCCGGCCTCGCGGCCGTCCTGTCCACGGTCGCCGTCGCGGCGCCCGCCTCCGCCGAGGTCTTCGGCCACACCGATCCCGCTCGTGACGTCACCGCCATCGACGGCCCGCGCCCCGGCGTGACCAACGGAGACATCCGTGGCGTGCGCTTCGAGCACGCCCGTCGCAACGTCACGCTGCGCGCGACGTTCCGTGACCTGGCCCGGGAGGGCGCGGGCCTGCAGCAGTACGTCTTCGTCGAGACCCCGGTGACCAGCTACCAGTTCCTGGTGGTCGCCGGCCCGGGCGGCTGGCGCGGTGAGTTCATTCCGTTCGGCGACGACGCCGGATGCGGCGGCACCGAGTTCAAGCTCGACTACGGCCGTGACGTCTTCACGCTCTCGCTCCCGCGGGGCTGTGTGGGCAACCCGCAATGGGTCAAGGTCGGGCTCGCCACGGTGACCGGCTTCGCGCAGGAAGGCAGCGAGCAGGTCCTCGTCGACGACGCCCTGCAGCGGGGATTCGCCTTCAACCAGGAGACGATCACGCTGAGCCCGCGCCTGAGCCGCGCCGGTGGTTCCTACACCGGCTGACGCACGACATCGGCGACACACCGGCGCCGTGACCTCGAGGTCACGGCGCCGGTCCGCGTCTCAGAAGGTGTGCTCGGGGCCGGGGAACGTGCCACCGGCGACGTCGGCGGCGTACGCCTTCGCGGCCTCGAGCATGACGCCGTGCAGGTCGGCGTACTGCTTGACGAAGCGGGGCATCCGTCCGGTGCGCAGGCCGAGCGCGTCCTGCCAGACCAGGACCTGCGCGTCGGTGCGGTTGCCGGCGCCGATCCCGATGGTGGGGATGGCGAGCTTCTGCGTCACCTCGGCCGCGAGGTCGCCGGGCACCATCTCCATCACGACGGCGAAGGCGCCGGCGGCCTCCATCGCGGCGGCGTCGGCCAGCAGCTTCTCCGCGCCCGCGCCCTTGCCCTGGATGCGGTAGCCGCCGAGGCTGTGCTCGGACTGCGGGGTGAAGCCGATGTGGGCCATCACCGGGATGCCGCCGCGCACGAGCATCTCGACCTGGGGGGCCATCTCCGCGCCGCCCTCGAGCTTCACGCAGTGCGCACCGGCCTCCTTCATGAAGCGGACCGCGGTGTCGTAGGCCTGCTCGGGCGAGCGCTGGTAGGAGCCGAAGGGCAGGTCCGCGACCACCAGGGCGTACGTCGTCGAGCGCGTCACCGCGCGCACCAGCGGGACCAGCTCGTCGACGGTCACCGGGAGGGAGGTCTCGTTGCCGTAGACGTTGTTGGACGCGGAGTCACCGACCAGCAGGACCGGGATGCCCGCCTCGTCGAAAGTCGCGGCGGCGTACATGTCGTAGGCGGTGAGCATCGCCCACTTCTCCCCGCGCTCCTTCATCTGCTGCAGGTGCGGGATCCGGACCCGTCGGCGGGGCGCGGCGCCCTCCGCGGGGGAGCCGGGGGTGCTGGTGGCACCGGGGACACCGCCGTACGGCGCGGGCTGCTCGCTCGACTGCTCGACCATGCCCGCCAATCTAGACCCGGAGCGGGCGCCCTGGCGCTGTGACCGTCCCCACGCTCACCGTTGTGGTGATGCACGGATGGGGCCTCTGGGACACTGGTGACGTGGACTTCTCCTCGGTGTACGCGCACGGCTTCGCCCGGGTGGCGGCCTGCACGCTGCCCGTGGCGGTCGCCGACCCCGCGAGCAACGCCCGTGCGGTGCTCGAGCAGGCCCGCGCCTGCCACGACGACGGGGTGGCGGTGGCGCTGTTCCCCGAGCTGTGCCTGAGCGGCTACGCCATCGACGACCTGGTGCTGCAGGACAGCCTGCTCGCCGCCGTGCGCGAGGCGGTCGAGGTCGTGGTGGCCGCCAGCGCCGACCTGCTCCCGGTGCTCGTGGTCGGCGCTCCGCTGGTCAACGGCACGCGGGTCTTCAACTGCGCGGTGGTCGTCCACCACGGCCGCGTGCTCGGCGTCGTGCCGAAGTCGGCGCTGCCGACGTACCGCGAGTTCTACGAGCGCCGGTGGTATGCCGCCGGCGACGACCAGCGCGGGGGCTCGATCGAGCTCGCCGGCGGGCGTGTGCCGTTCGGCCCGGACCTCGTCTTCACCGCCACCGACGTGGCCGACCTGCGCCTGCACGTCGAGATCTGCGAGGACCTGTGGGTGCCGGTCCCGCCCAGCGCCGAGGCCGCGCTCGCAGGCGCCACCGTGCTGGCCAACCTGTCGGGGAGCCCCATCACCGTCGCCCGCGCCGAGGACCGACGGCTCCTGGTGCGCTCGCAGAGCTCGCGCTGCCTCGCGGCCTACCTGTACGCCGCCGCCGGCGAGGGCGAGTCGAGCACGGACCTGTCCTGGGACGGCCAGACGATGGTCTACGAGGTCGGCGAGCTGCTGGCCGAGACCGAGCGCTTCCCCGAGGGACCGCGCCGCTCGGTGGCCGACGTCGACCTGGGGCGCATCCGCCAGGAGCGGCTGCGCCAGGGCACGTTCGACGACAACCGGCGCACCCACGGGATCTCGACCCGTCGACAGGCTCAGGACACCGCGGGCCCGATCACCGGACGCCTGTTCCGCGAGGTGTCCTTCACCCTCGACCCACCCGCCGGAGGCATCGGCCTGCGCCGCAAGGTCGACCGCTTCCCGTTCGTGCCCGACGACGTCGAGCGGCTGGCCCAGGACTGCTACGAGGCCTACAACATCCAGGTGGCCGGGCTCGAGCAGCGGCTGCGCGCGATCGGCCAGCCGAAGGTCGTCATCGGCGTCTCGGGCGGCCTCGACTCCACCCACGCCCTGATCGTCGCCGCGCGCGCGATGGACCGGCTCGGGCGTTCGCGGAGCGACATCCTGGCTTACACGCTGCCGGGCTTCGCCACCAGCGACCACACCCGCGGCAACGCCACGCGTCTCGCGACGAGCCTGGGCGTGAGCTTCGCCGAGGTCGACATCCGCCCCGCCGCCGAGCAGATGCTGCGCGACCTCGACCACCCGTTCTCCGACGGGGAGCCGGTCTACGACGTGACGTTCGAGAACGTCCAGGCAGGCCTGCGCACCGACTACCTCTTCCGCTTCGCCAACCACCTCGGCGGGATCGTGCTCGGCACGGGCGACCTCTCCGAGCTCGCGCTGGGCTGGTGCACCTACGGGGTCGGCGACCAGATGTCGCACTACGCGGTCAACACGGGCGTGCCCAAGACCCTGATCCAGCACCTCATCCGCTGGGTGGTCTCCGAAGGCCTCTTCGACGCCGACGTCAACGAGGTCCTCGAGGTGATCGTCGACCAGGAGATCACCCCCGAGCTGGTGCCGACCGAGGAGGGCAAGAAGCCGCAGGCGACCGAGGACACCATCGGTCCCTACGCGCTGCAGGACTTCACGCTCTTCCACGTCCTGCGCCGCGGCACGCGTCCCTCCACCATCGCGTTCCTGGCCCACCACGCCTGGTCCGACGTCACCACGGGGGAATGGCCCCCCGGGCTGCCGGAGGCGCGCCGGACGGCGTACGACCTCGAGGAGATCCGGCACTGGCTCGAGGTCTTCGTGAAGCGCTTCTTCGCCTTCAGCCAGTTCAAGCGCAGCGCGCTGCCGAACGGTCCGAAGGTGTCCTCCGGCGGCTCGCTGAGCCCCCGTGGCGACTGGCGCGCGCCGAGCGACGGCAACGCCGCCGCCTGGCTCGCCGACCTGGAGCGGGTGCCTCGCGCCTGATGCGCCATAGTGGGCCGCATGGGTAAGCAGGAAGACTTCGTGCTCCGCGCTCTCGAGGAGCGCGACGTCCGCTTCGTGCGGCTGTGGTTCACCGACGTGCTGGGGTTCCTCAAGTCGGTGGCCGTCGCGCCGGCCGAGCTCGAGGGCGCCTTCGCCGAGGGCATCGGCTTCGACGGCTCGGCCATCGAGGGCTTCGCGCGCGTCTACGAGGCCGACATGCTGGCCAAGCCGGACCCGAGCACCTTCCAGATCCTGCCGTGGCGCGGGGACGGCCCGGCGACGGCGCGCATGTTCTGCGACATCGTGATGCCCGACGGCTCGCCGTCCTTCGCGGACCCGCGCTTCGTGCTCAAGCGCGGCCTCGACAAGGCCGCCGACCTCGGCTACACCTTCTACACGCACCCCGAGGTCGAGTTCTATCTGTTCAAGAACGTCCCGGAGCCGGGCGGCGAGCCGGTCCCGGTCGACCGCAGCGGCTTCTTCGACCACACCGCGCAGAGCAAGGGCTCCGACTTCCGTCGCGAGGCGATCACCATGCTCGAGCAGATGGGCATCTCGGTGGAGTTCAGCCACCACGAGGGCGGGCCCGGCCAGCAGGAGATCGACCTCCGGTACGCCGACGCGCTCTCGACCGCGGACAACATCATGACCTTCCGCACCGTCGTCCGCGAGGTGGCGCTCGGCCAGGGCATCTGGGCCAGCTTCATGCCCAAGCCGTTCACCACCCACCCCGGCTCGGGCATGCACACC
This DNA window, taken from Nocardioides sp. HDW12B, encodes the following:
- a CDS encoding NAD(+) synthase, yielding MHGWGLWDTGDVDFSSVYAHGFARVAACTLPVAVADPASNARAVLEQARACHDDGVAVALFPELCLSGYAIDDLVLQDSLLAAVREAVEVVVAASADLLPVLVVGAPLVNGTRVFNCAVVVHHGRVLGVVPKSALPTYREFYERRWYAAGDDQRGGSIELAGGRVPFGPDLVFTATDVADLRLHVEICEDLWVPVPPSAEAALAGATVLANLSGSPITVARAEDRRLLVRSQSSRCLAAYLYAAAGEGESSTDLSWDGQTMVYEVGELLAETERFPEGPRRSVADVDLGRIRQERLRQGTFDDNRRTHGISTRRQAQDTAGPITGRLFREVSFTLDPPAGGIGLRRKVDRFPFVPDDVERLAQDCYEAYNIQVAGLEQRLRAIGQPKVVIGVSGGLDSTHALIVAARAMDRLGRSRSDILAYTLPGFATSDHTRGNATRLATSLGVSFAEVDIRPAAEQMLRDLDHPFSDGEPVYDVTFENVQAGLRTDYLFRFANHLGGIVLGTGDLSELALGWCTYGVGDQMSHYAVNTGVPKTLIQHLIRWVVSEGLFDADVNEVLEVIVDQEITPELVPTEEGKKPQATEDTIGPYALQDFTLFHVLRRGTRPSTIAFLAHHAWSDVTTGEWPPGLPEARRTAYDLEEIRHWLEVFVKRFFAFSQFKRSALPNGPKVSSGGSLSPRGDWRAPSDGNAAAWLADLERVPRA
- a CDS encoding glutamine synthetase family protein produces the protein MGKQEDFVLRALEERDVRFVRLWFTDVLGFLKSVAVAPAELEGAFAEGIGFDGSAIEGFARVYEADMLAKPDPSTFQILPWRGDGPATARMFCDIVMPDGSPSFADPRFVLKRGLDKAADLGYTFYTHPEVEFYLFKNVPEPGGEPVPVDRSGFFDHTAQSKGSDFRREAITMLEQMGISVEFSHHEGGPGQQEIDLRYADALSTADNIMTFRTVVREVALGQGIWASFMPKPFTTHPGSGMHTHVSLFEGDQNAFFEPGAQYQLSRSGRQFIAGLLKHASEITAITNQWVNSYKRLIGGGEAPSYICWGHNNRSAMVRVPMYKPNKGQSTRVELRTIDAACNPYLAFAAILGAGMKGIQEGYELPPEAEDDVWSLTDRERKSMGYQPLPKTLAEAITVMEESELLAETLGERVYDFYLRNKRAEWEQYRGQVSAFERDQMLPVI
- the panB gene encoding 3-methyl-2-oxobutanoate hydroxymethyltransferase, translated to MVEQSSEQPAPYGGVPGATSTPGSPAEGAAPRRRVRIPHLQQMKERGEKWAMLTAYDMYAAATFDEAGIPVLLVGDSASNNVYGNETSLPVTVDELVPLVRAVTRSTTYALVVADLPFGSYQRSPEQAYDTAVRFMKEAGAHCVKLEGGAEMAPQVEMLVRGGIPVMAHIGFTPQSEHSLGGYRIQGKGAGAEKLLADAAAMEAAGAFAVVMEMVPGDLAAEVTQKLAIPTIGIGAGNRTDAQVLVWQDALGLRTGRMPRFVKQYADLHGVMLEAAKAYAADVAGGTFPGPEHTF